The proteins below are encoded in one region of Populus alba chromosome 2, ASM523922v2, whole genome shotgun sequence:
- the LOC118063513 gene encoding ras-related protein RABA3 — MDTDGDQNHQETAERIDYVFKVVVIGDSAVGKTQILSRFTKNEFCFDSKSTIGVEFQTRTVTIKGKVIKAQIWDTAGQERYRAVTSAYYRGALGAMLLYDITKRPTFDHVARWVEELRAHADNSIVIMLIGNKVDLVDLRAVPAEDAVEFAEDQGLFFSETSAFSGDNVDSAFLRLLEEIYDTVCKKALDCGNGNSNVADAITLKGSKIDGISGTDLEISEMKKSSACSC, encoded by the exons ATGGATACTGATGGTGATCAGAACCATCAAGAGACTGCAGAGAGAATAGATTATGTGTTCAAGGTGGTGGTGATCGGTGACTCTGCCGTAGGCAAGACTCAGATTCTTTCCAGGTTTACCAAGAATGAGTTCTGCTTTGATTCAAAGTCTACCATTGGTGTTGAGTTCCAGACTAGGACCGTCACCATTAAAGGCAAGGTCATCAAGGCTCAGATCTGGGATACTGCTGGCCAAGAAAG GTACCGAGCAGTGACGAGTGCATATTATAGAGGGGCATTGGGGGCCATGTTACTCTACGACATCACCAAGAGACCGACATTTGATCATGTGGCTAGGTGGGTCGAGGAGCTCCGAGCCCATGCAGACAACTCAATTGTGATCATGCTTATTGGGAACAAGGTTGATCTCGTGGACCTCAGGGCAGTTCCGGCAGAAGACGCGGTGGAATTTGCGGAGGATCAGGGCTTATTCTTTTCCGAGACATCAGCCTTCAGTGGTGACAATGTGGACAGTGCATTTTTAAGGTTGCTGGAAGAAATTTATGACACGGTTTGTAAGAAGGCATTGGACTGTGGCAATGGAAATTCTAATGTTGCTGATGCCATCACGCTTAAAGGTTCTAAGATTGATGGTATATCAGGGACTGATTTGGAGATAAGCGAGATGAAGAAATCATCTGCTTGCTCATGTTGA